The following are encoded in a window of Streptomyces sp. Go-475 genomic DNA:
- a CDS encoding VOC family protein, giving the protein MRRIALVTLVVDDYDEAIRFYTEALGFRLVEDAPRPDGSRWVVVEPGAPGTGTGLLLARAKGEAQAARVGDQTGGRVGFFLHTDDFARDHARMTAAGVTFLEEPRHEPYGTVVVFQDLYGNRWDLLQPAR; this is encoded by the coding sequence ATGAGACGTATCGCCCTGGTCACCCTCGTCGTCGACGACTACGACGAGGCGATCCGCTTCTACACCGAGGCCCTCGGATTCCGGCTCGTCGAGGACGCGCCCCGGCCTGACGGATCCCGCTGGGTCGTCGTCGAACCCGGCGCCCCGGGAACGGGCACCGGACTGCTGCTCGCCCGCGCCAAGGGGGAGGCCCAGGCAGCCCGGGTCGGGGACCAGACCGGCGGTCGGGTCGGGTTCTTCCTGCACACCGACGACTTCGCCCGCGACCACGCCCGGATGACCGCCGCGGGCGTGACCTTCCTGGAGGAACCGCGGCACGAGCCGTACGGCACCGTCGTCGTCTTCCAGGACCTGTACGGCAACCGCTGGGACCTGCTCCAGCCCGCCCGCTGA
- a CDS encoding tautomerase family protein, with protein sequence MPFIRIDTLRAGPERLAALGRAVHDALTETIGIPPDDRFQVLVDHDGTSGTLRYGDYLGVRRDGGIAYVAITLRSGRTPAQKQALYRRIAELAQAYAGTEPRNVFVVLTENEPADWSLGEGAAQYLDGAGA encoded by the coding sequence ATGCCCTTCATCCGCATCGACACGCTCCGCGCCGGGCCCGAGCGCCTCGCCGCGCTCGGCCGCGCCGTCCATGACGCCCTGACGGAGACGATCGGCATCCCGCCCGACGACCGGTTCCAGGTGCTCGTGGACCACGACGGCACGAGCGGCACCCTGCGGTACGGCGACTACCTCGGCGTGCGCCGCGACGGCGGCATCGCCTACGTCGCGATCACGCTGCGCTCCGGTCGCACGCCCGCGCAGAAGCAGGCGCTGTACCGCAGGATCGCCGAACTCGCCCAGGCGTACGCGGGCACCGAGCCGCGGAACGTGTTCGTCGTCCTGACCGAGAACGAGCCGGCCGACTGGTCCCTCGGGGAGGGGGCGGCGCAGTACCTGGACGGCGCGGGGGCCTAG
- a CDS encoding pyridoxamine 5'-phosphate oxidase family protein, whose translation MKITEPSPRTPAQRKADVLDRLEREMDIWVATADADGVPCLVPLWFVWHEEAVWLCTRLTNPTGRNLRDGRRTRLAFGDTRDVVLLDGDAEAFTLREVPPPAAEAFRVKTGWDPREDHASYAFFRVRPRAVQAWCEVHELPRRHLMREGVWAA comes from the coding sequence ATGAAGATCACCGAGCCGTCACCCCGCACCCCCGCGCAGCGCAAGGCCGACGTACTGGACCGTCTGGAACGGGAGATGGACATCTGGGTCGCCACGGCCGACGCCGACGGTGTGCCGTGCCTGGTCCCACTGTGGTTCGTCTGGCACGAGGAGGCCGTCTGGCTGTGCACCCGGCTGACCAACCCCACCGGCCGCAACCTGCGGGACGGCCGCCGGACGCGGCTGGCCTTCGGGGACACCCGGGACGTCGTGCTCCTCGACGGCGACGCGGAGGCCTTCACGCTCCGGGAGGTTCCCCCGCCGGCGGCCGAGGCGTTCCGCGTGAAGACCGGCTGGGATCCGCGCGAGGACCACGCGTCGTACGCCTTCTTCCGGGTCCGGCCGCGGGCGGTCCAGGCGTGGTGCGAGGTGCACGAGCTGCCGCGCAGGCATCTGATGCGGGAGGGGGTCTGGGCGGCCTAG
- a CDS encoding oxidoreductase: MDSQTITADAAGTWKLGDLPVHRLGLGAMRLTGSAAFHHGTPSDRDRSIAVLRRAIDLGVNHIDTAAFYFSSLRSANELINSALAPYPDDLVIVTKVGPYRTYTGEWGTSARPDELRGHVEENLRQLGRDHLDVVNLRRMPTYDSIAEHFGALAELREAGLIRHLGISNVTPRHLAEAQAIAPVVCVQNRYALDRPDPDTDELLRICGEQGIAFVPFYAVAGEAGERGATTAHDEEVTAVARTHGVSPAQIRIAWTLHQGPHVLAIPGTGNPDHLTENVAAGALRLTDEELKRLDGPRRKAGQ; the protein is encoded by the coding sequence ATGGACTCACAGACGATCACCGCGGACGCCGCGGGCACCTGGAAACTCGGCGACCTGCCCGTCCACCGCCTCGGCCTCGGCGCGATGCGGCTCACGGGCAGCGCCGCCTTCCACCACGGCACACCCAGCGACCGCGACCGGTCGATCGCCGTCCTGCGCCGGGCGATCGACCTCGGCGTGAACCACATCGACACGGCCGCCTTCTACTTCTCGTCGCTGCGCTCCGCCAACGAACTCATCAACAGCGCGCTCGCGCCCTACCCCGACGACCTGGTGATCGTCACCAAGGTGGGCCCGTACCGGACGTACACGGGGGAGTGGGGCACCTCGGCACGCCCCGACGAACTGCGCGGCCACGTCGAGGAGAACCTGCGCCAGCTCGGCCGCGACCACCTCGACGTCGTCAACCTGCGCCGGATGCCGACGTACGACTCGATCGCCGAACACTTCGGAGCCCTCGCGGAACTGCGCGAGGCGGGCCTGATCCGGCACCTCGGCATCTCCAACGTCACACCCCGCCACCTCGCCGAGGCCCAGGCCATCGCACCGGTGGTCTGCGTGCAGAACCGCTACGCCCTCGACCGTCCCGACCCCGACACGGACGAACTCCTCCGCATCTGCGGCGAACAGGGCATCGCCTTCGTGCCGTTCTACGCCGTCGCCGGCGAGGCCGGTGAGCGCGGCGCGACCACCGCCCACGACGAGGAGGTCACAGCCGTGGCCCGGACCCATGGCGTGAGCCCCGCACAGATCCGCATCGCCTGGACGCTGCACCAGGGACCCCACGTCCTCGCCATCCCCGGCACCGGCAACCCCGACCACCTCACGGAGAACGTGGCAGCCGGCGCGCTCCGCCTCACCGACGAGGAACTGAAGCGGCTCGACGGACCGCGGAGGAAGGCCGGGCAGTGA
- a CDS encoding RICIN domain-containing protein — protein sequence MRRRTPHALLATTAALAAAVVAPQPAAAAVPAPGTYYVQSATTGLNAADSGGAVEQHRPRGDEDRQQWRLKPHGSAYLLENTDAPGRCLGRDGDQAATVDCGGPDASWEIASTGVDRYTLKTPGAPRYLTVAPKPSGATHPARLALGGAGDLAAWYLTPVDPATGPMPPQDRRTLDQVTFLTAHNAYANGVDGGFAPPFVNLVPNQTRGIERQLADGVRGFMLDIHQTPDGAILCHNSCALVSRPVALWVDLQRIVDFLEAHPDQFVTVFLEDYVDPAVLRAELARVEGLSGVLYRPDRTGVRRNGWPAMADLIAANDRLLIFTDHSRSADQAAGLTRDGFGVMYQREWTVENHWSMGPGIGSSDWSCYSRWYDAHTNIPLTRTEPGFRPLFVMNHFRDAGITATAATDNAKLADRARRFCEPAARKKPTFLAVDHYDLGNPAAAVATLNSYTYP from the coding sequence ATGCGCAGACGCACCCCCCACGCCCTGCTCGCCACGACCGCGGCCCTGGCAGCCGCGGTCGTGGCCCCGCAGCCGGCCGCCGCCGCTGTCCCGGCTCCGGGCACCTACTACGTCCAGAGCGCCACGACCGGCCTCAACGCGGCCGACAGCGGCGGAGCCGTCGAGCAGCACCGGCCCCGCGGCGACGAGGACCGCCAGCAGTGGCGGCTGAAGCCGCACGGGTCCGCGTACCTCCTGGAGAACACCGACGCGCCCGGCCGTTGCCTCGGCCGCGACGGCGACCAGGCCGCGACCGTCGACTGCGGCGGCCCCGACGCCTCCTGGGAGATCGCCTCCACCGGCGTCGACCGCTACACGCTCAAGACGCCCGGCGCCCCGCGCTACCTCACGGTCGCCCCCAAGCCGTCCGGCGCCACCCACCCCGCCCGCCTCGCCCTCGGCGGCGCGGGCGACCTCGCCGCCTGGTACCTCACCCCGGTCGACCCGGCCACCGGCCCCATGCCGCCGCAGGACCGGCGCACCCTGGACCAGGTCACGTTCCTCACCGCGCACAACGCCTACGCCAACGGCGTCGACGGCGGTTTCGCCCCGCCCTTCGTCAACCTGGTGCCCAACCAGACCCGCGGCATCGAGCGGCAACTCGCCGACGGCGTCCGAGGATTCATGCTGGACATCCACCAGACCCCGGACGGCGCGATCCTCTGCCACAACAGCTGCGCTCTCGTCAGCCGCCCGGTCGCCCTGTGGGTCGACCTCCAGCGCATCGTGGACTTCCTGGAGGCTCACCCCGACCAGTTCGTGACCGTCTTCCTGGAGGACTACGTCGACCCTGCCGTCCTGCGCGCCGAACTCGCCCGCGTCGAGGGCCTGTCCGGCGTGCTCTACCGGCCCGACCGCACCGGCGTACGACGCAACGGCTGGCCGGCGATGGCGGACCTGATCGCCGCGAACGACCGGCTGCTGATCTTCACGGACCACAGCCGCTCCGCCGACCAGGCCGCGGGCCTGACCCGGGACGGCTTCGGCGTCATGTACCAGCGCGAATGGACCGTCGAGAACCACTGGTCCATGGGTCCCGGGATCGGCTCCTCCGACTGGTCCTGCTACAGCCGCTGGTACGACGCGCACACCAACATCCCGCTGACCCGCACCGAACCCGGCTTCCGCCCGCTGTTCGTCATGAACCACTTCCGCGACGCCGGGATCACCGCCACGGCCGCCACGGACAACGCCAAACTGGCCGACCGCGCCCGGCGCTTCTGCGAGCCCGCCGCCCGCAAGAAGCCCACCTTCCTCGCCGTCGACCACTACGACCTCGGCAACCCGGCCGCCGCCGTCGCCACCCTCAACTCGTACACGTATCCGTAA
- a CDS encoding glycoside hydrolase family 19 protein yields MSRRRVSAVLTVLALAGTAPVLLPASNASAAACSSYPNWVAGKSYAAGDIVRYTDGKAYIAEHANPGYDPTISTWYWEPYACDSGPGTPDGRFVVTEAQFHQMFPNRNPFYTYSGLTAALSAYPGFANTGSDTVRKQEAAAFLANVGHETGGLVHVVEQNTANYPHYCDWSRPYGCPAGQAAYYGRGPIQLSWNFNYKAAGDALGIDLLNNPWLVQNDSAVAWKTALWYWNTQTGPGTMTPHHAMVNGAGFGETIRSINGSLECDGKNPAQVRSRVTDYQRFTQILGTSPGGNLSC; encoded by the coding sequence GTGTCGAGACGCCGTGTCTCCGCCGTCCTGACCGTCCTCGCCCTCGCGGGCACCGCACCGGTGCTCCTGCCCGCCTCGAACGCCTCCGCCGCCGCGTGCTCCAGCTACCCGAACTGGGTGGCGGGCAAGTCCTACGCCGCCGGCGACATCGTCCGCTACACCGACGGCAAGGCGTACATCGCCGAGCACGCCAACCCGGGGTACGACCCCACCATCAGCACCTGGTACTGGGAGCCGTACGCCTGCGACAGCGGTCCGGGCACGCCCGACGGGCGCTTCGTCGTCACCGAGGCGCAGTTCCACCAGATGTTCCCGAACCGGAACCCCTTCTACACCTACAGCGGCCTCACCGCGGCCCTGAGCGCCTACCCCGGCTTCGCCAACACCGGCAGCGACACCGTGAGGAAGCAGGAGGCCGCCGCCTTCCTCGCCAACGTCGGTCACGAGACCGGCGGCCTGGTCCACGTGGTGGAGCAGAACACCGCCAACTACCCGCACTACTGCGACTGGAGCCGCCCCTACGGCTGTCCGGCCGGGCAGGCCGCCTACTACGGGCGCGGCCCGATCCAGCTGAGCTGGAACTTCAACTACAAGGCCGCGGGCGACGCGCTCGGCATCGACCTGCTGAACAACCCCTGGCTGGTGCAGAACGACTCGGCCGTCGCCTGGAAGACGGCCCTGTGGTACTGGAACACCCAGACCGGCCCCGGCACCATGACCCCGCACCACGCCATGGTCAACGGCGCCGGCTTCGGCGAGACCATCCGCAGCATCAACGGCTCCCTGGAGTGCGACGGCAAGAACCCGGCGCAGGTGCGGAGCCGCGTGACCGACTACCAGCGGTTCACGCAGATCCTCGGCACGTCACCCGGCGGCAACCTCTCCTGCTGA
- a CDS encoding MarR family transcriptional regulator has product MPTPPPRRPDDLVQLLTRAERLAARRLQAVLAEEGCSLDAWRVLALLSDGEGHHMTAIAEAAFLPPPTLTKLIDQLVDQNLVHRRVDPFDRRRVLAHLTPRGQEYGQRVDRAVRAAWPPLGEGDDELLRSLLDRLAATLEQQTPV; this is encoded by the coding sequence ATGCCCACCCCACCCCCGCGTCGGCCCGACGACCTGGTGCAGCTGCTCACGCGGGCCGAGCGGCTCGCCGCCCGCCGGCTGCAGGCCGTGCTGGCGGAAGAGGGCTGCTCGCTGGACGCCTGGCGGGTGCTGGCGCTGCTGTCCGACGGCGAGGGGCACCACATGACGGCGATCGCGGAGGCCGCCTTCCTGCCGCCGCCGACCCTGACCAAGCTGATCGACCAGCTCGTCGACCAGAACCTCGTGCACCGCCGGGTCGACCCGTTCGACCGCCGCCGCGTCCTCGCCCACCTCACCCCGCGCGGCCAGGAATACGGTCAGCGCGTCGACCGCGCGGTCCGGGCCGCCTGGCCTCCGCTCGGCGAGGGCGACGACGAACTGCTGCGGTCCCTGCTCGACCGGCTCGCGGCGACGCTGGAGCAGCAGACCCCCGTGTGA
- a CDS encoding substrate-binding domain-containing protein, with amino-acid sequence MFRHDLPAPEWFTADDSVLGVALVFPLQGPAGIFGPACELCARLAAEEVNRDGGVLGRELRLVPVDGSGPPHEVAAQVEALVDLGVVQGVTGWHISSVRQALAPRIAHRVPYVYTALYEGGEDTAGVFLTSETPRDQLRPAMDLLAHERGVRRWFVVGNDYVWPRHTARSARVYARASGGRVAGEAYLPLGTHDFEPVLRRIERSDADAVLMLLVGSDAVRFNRAFAAYGLHARCLRLSTLMDENMLMASGPAATEDLYSTAGFFASLANRDTLDFHGQYAARYGVEAPALGSLGESCYEGVLLLAALLKRAGTLDVAAIGAAAGAVSYEGPRGLLHLRDAHVRQRIYLARADGLDFDVLTELTARP; translated from the coding sequence ATGTTCCGGCACGACCTCCCCGCGCCCGAGTGGTTCACGGCCGACGACTCCGTGCTCGGCGTGGCCCTGGTCTTCCCGCTCCAGGGGCCGGCCGGGATCTTCGGGCCGGCCTGCGAGCTGTGCGCGCGACTGGCCGCCGAGGAGGTCAACCGGGACGGCGGCGTGCTGGGCAGGGAGCTGCGGCTGGTGCCGGTCGACGGCTCGGGCCCGCCGCACGAGGTCGCCGCCCAGGTCGAGGCACTGGTGGACCTCGGCGTCGTGCAGGGCGTCACGGGCTGGCACATCTCCTCGGTGCGCCAGGCGCTGGCACCGCGTATCGCGCACCGCGTGCCGTACGTGTACACCGCGCTGTACGAGGGCGGCGAGGACACGGCGGGCGTGTTCCTGACCAGCGAGACCCCGCGCGACCAGCTGCGGCCCGCGATGGACCTGCTGGCACACGAGCGCGGGGTGCGGCGGTGGTTCGTGGTGGGCAACGACTACGTGTGGCCGCGGCACACAGCCCGCTCGGCCCGTGTGTACGCCCGCGCGTCCGGCGGCCGGGTCGCCGGCGAGGCGTATCTCCCGCTCGGCACCCACGACTTCGAGCCGGTGCTGCGCCGGATCGAGCGCTCGGACGCGGACGCGGTGCTGATGCTGCTGGTGGGCAGCGACGCGGTGCGCTTCAACCGGGCGTTCGCGGCGTACGGCCTGCACGCGCGCTGTCTGCGGCTGAGCACGCTGATGGACGAGAACATGCTGATGGCGAGCGGCCCGGCGGCCACCGAGGACCTCTACAGCACGGCCGGGTTCTTCGCGTCGCTGGCCAACCGGGACACCCTCGACTTCCACGGGCAGTACGCCGCCCGGTACGGCGTCGAGGCGCCCGCCCTCGGCAGTCTCGGCGAGTCCTGCTACGAGGGGGTGCTGCTGCTGGCCGCGCTGCTGAAGCGGGCCGGGACGCTGGACGTGGCGGCGATCGGCGCGGCGGCGGGCGCGGTGTCGTACGAGGGCCCGCGCGGGCTGCTGCACCTGCGCGACGCCCATGTGCGCCAGCGGATCTACCTGGCGCGGGCCGACGGGCTCGACTTCGACGTGCTCACGGAGCTGACCGCGCGCCCCTAA
- a CDS encoding acyl-CoA dehydrogenase family protein: MTTAPHPLVTRARRLARDLLVPHAERVDQEGVPASHVEAVKRSGLLGVGAPREYGGADAPVAVARETAEILAGACCSTWFVQTQHHTPVKLLATYDSPVREKLLRPLATGELLAGIAFAHVRAFPRVPVRAVPERGGWRFAGTVPWYTGWGLNDVLLLAGVTDTAEVVFVVAEAREQPGLSASAPMRLAALTAARTVSLELDGLWVPEESVVLRASQEEFALVDLARAANASPAVFGVASAALDLVARAPEGEETARSLRARLDAVRREAYALADHPAPHECVPDRLAVRTQAYDVLRAATTAAIVAGGGRSMDLGSRAQRLAREGMFLLVQGQTAEARRIHLGSLASG; encoded by the coding sequence ATGACCACCGCGCCTCATCCCCTCGTCACCCGCGCCCGGCGACTGGCGCGCGACCTCCTCGTCCCGCACGCCGAGCGCGTCGACCAGGAGGGTGTGCCCGCGAGCCATGTGGAGGCGGTGAAGCGGTCGGGGCTGCTGGGAGTGGGCGCGCCGCGGGAGTACGGCGGGGCGGACGCGCCCGTGGCGGTGGCGCGGGAGACCGCGGAGATCCTCGCCGGGGCGTGCTGCTCCACATGGTTCGTGCAGACACAGCACCACACGCCGGTGAAGCTGCTCGCCACATACGACTCGCCCGTCCGGGAGAAGCTGCTGCGCCCGCTGGCGACCGGCGAGCTGCTGGCCGGCATCGCGTTCGCGCACGTCCGCGCCTTTCCCCGGGTCCCCGTGCGGGCCGTGCCCGAGCGGGGCGGCTGGCGCTTCGCGGGCACGGTGCCCTGGTACACGGGCTGGGGTCTGAACGACGTGCTGCTGCTGGCGGGGGTGACGGACACGGCCGAGGTGGTGTTCGTCGTCGCCGAGGCCCGGGAGCAGCCGGGGCTGTCCGCGTCGGCGCCGATGCGGCTCGCGGCCCTCACCGCCGCCCGTACGGTCTCCCTGGAGCTGGACGGCCTGTGGGTGCCGGAGGAGTCCGTCGTGCTGCGCGCCTCGCAGGAGGAGTTCGCCCTGGTCGACCTGGCCAGGGCGGCCAACGCCAGTCCGGCCGTGTTCGGGGTGGCGTCCGCGGCGCTGGACCTGGTGGCGCGGGCACCGGAGGGCGAGGAGACGGCGCGGTCGCTGCGGGCCCGGCTCGACGCGGTCCGGCGGGAGGCCTACGCGCTGGCCGACCACCCCGCCCCCCACGAGTGCGTCCCGGATCGTCTGGCGGTGAGGACACAGGCGTACGACGTGCTGCGCGCGGCCACGACCGCGGCGATCGTGGCCGGGGGCGGCCGGTCCATGGACCTGGGCAGCCGGGCGCAGCGGCTGGCGCGCGAGGGGATGTTCCTGCTGGTGCAGGGCCAGACGGCCGAGGCGCGCCGGATCCACCTCGGCTCGCTGGCGTCCGGCTAG
- a CDS encoding serine hydrolase domain-containing protein, protein MKQRAARTVSFALAVALSTGAVAVAPSAHAAPPRPGHEATRAALRDLVEKGGLPGVAAEVRDSEGTWFAEAGHADTATGRERSPGDHFRGASITKTFIATVLLQLEAERRLSLDDTVERWLPGLVRGNGYDADRITLRRLLNHTSGIANYTDDPAFRHNAAGPGFPEHRYDTHTPEDLVAIALQHPPVNEPGTAPSYSNTNYVIAGMVIEKATGRSYAQEITRRIVRPLKLRGTSFPGTSPRMPKPHPVGYSRLHQDAPDAPVHDATEQNMTWLGAAGDVISTSGDLNRFQRALIKGELLPPEQMKEMLDEVPTGDGLGFGLGVEFATLSCGVGVVGKTGRTNGSLTAMVGTRDGKHQLTFNVNGDWLPDPSLYIGVIEAEFCGRTPSRTGKVPSRAGEPSPPRLG, encoded by the coding sequence ATGAAGCAGCGAGCCGCACGGACCGTCTCGTTCGCACTGGCGGTGGCGTTATCGACCGGGGCGGTGGCCGTCGCGCCCTCCGCGCACGCCGCGCCGCCGCGGCCCGGCCACGAGGCGACCCGGGCCGCACTGCGCGACCTGGTCGAGAAAGGCGGCCTGCCCGGAGTGGCCGCCGAGGTCCGGGACAGTGAGGGGACTTGGTTCGCCGAGGCCGGCCACGCGGACACCGCCACCGGCCGTGAGCGCTCCCCGGGTGACCACTTCCGCGGCGCCAGCATCACCAAGACGTTCATCGCCACCGTCCTGCTCCAGCTGGAGGCGGAGCGGAGACTGAGCCTGGACGACACGGTCGAGCGCTGGTTGCCCGGCCTGGTACGGGGCAACGGCTACGACGCGGACCGCATCACGCTCCGCCGGCTCCTCAACCACACCAGCGGCATCGCCAACTACACCGACGACCCCGCGTTCCGCCACAACGCCGCCGGACCCGGATTCCCCGAGCACCGGTACGACACGCACACGCCCGAGGACCTCGTGGCGATCGCGCTGCAGCACCCGCCCGTGAACGAGCCGGGCACGGCACCCTCGTACTCCAACACCAACTACGTGATCGCCGGGATGGTCATCGAGAAGGCGACGGGCCGCTCCTACGCGCAGGAGATCACCCGCCGCATCGTCCGGCCGCTGAAGCTGCGCGGGACCTCGTTCCCCGGTACGTCACCCCGCATGCCGAAGCCGCACCCCGTCGGCTACTCCCGGCTCCACCAGGACGCGCCGGACGCCCCCGTCCACGACGCCACCGAACAGAACATGACCTGGCTGGGCGCGGCCGGCGACGTCATCTCCACCAGCGGCGACCTCAACCGCTTCCAACGAGCGCTGATCAAGGGCGAGTTGCTGCCCCCCGAGCAGATGAAGGAGATGCTCGACGAGGTCCCGACGGGGGACGGGCTCGGGTTCGGGCTCGGGGTCGAGTTCGCGACGCTGTCCTGCGGTGTCGGGGTGGTGGGCAAGACCGGCCGGACGAACGGCTCCCTGACCGCCATGGTCGGCACCCGGGACGGGAAGCACCAGCTGACCTTCAACGTCAACGGCGACTGGCTCCCCGACCCGTCGCTCTACATCGGCGTGATCGAGGCGGAGTTCTGCGGCAGGACGCCCTCCCGGACCGGCAAGGTCCCCTCCCGCGCCGGCGAACCGTCCCCGCCCCGGCTCGGCTAG